A portion of the Cryptomeria japonica chromosome 5, Sugi_1.0, whole genome shotgun sequence genome contains these proteins:
- the LOC131043996 gene encoding 36.4 kDa proline-rich protein, whose product MMKMRNGAVLLVMVIVCFASIMVAAVEANCPPPPPPRRKTSPPPPPKTSYSSPPPPPTTSSPPPPPTTSSSPPPPPPTSSSPPPPPTTSSPPPPPPPPPTTLSPPPPSSPSGGNCPLNALKLGACVDVLGGLVNATIGDPAVNTCCPVLQGVLEIEAALCLCTTIRLKLLNLNIILPIALELFIQCGLTPPPGFTCPPLS is encoded by the coding sequence ATGATGAAAATGAGAAACGGTGCAGTATTGCTGGTAATGGTTATTGTTTGCTTTGCAAGCATCATGGTTGCTGCAGTGGAAGCTAACTGTCCTCCCCCTCCTCCTCCCAGAAGAAAAACTTCTCCCCCGCCACCTCCCAAAACTTCATATTCTTCACCTCCTCCACCACCCACCActtcatctcctcctcctcctcccaccACTTCATCTTCTCCACCTCCTCCACCCCCCACATCttcatctcctcctcctccccccaccacttcatctcctcctcctcctcctcctccaccccccaCAACTTTATCTCCTCCTCCTCCAAGTTCGCCAAGTGGTGGGAATTGTCCACTAAATGCATTGAAGTTAGGAGCATGTGTGGACGTTCTGGGAGGGCTTGTAAACGCCACCATTGGAGATCCCGCTGTGAACACGTGCTGCCCTGTTCTACAAGGCGTTTTGGAAATTGAGGCAGCCCTCTGTTTGTGTACAACTATTCGGCTTAAGCTTTTGAACCTCAACATCATCCTTCCCATCGCACTTGAGCTCTTCATTCAATGTGGTCTCACCCCTCCACCTGGATTTACATGCCCACCTCTTAGTTAA